A window of Cryptococcus tetragattii IND107 chromosome 5, whole genome shotgun sequence genomic DNA:
ATTGGGAGTGTTGAAAAACAGCGGCTTacagagaagatgagatgccACGTAGTAAGGAAAGTCGGGTAAGGAAAGTTTAATCCAGAAAAGACATATTCTGTTTTCAAGAAGATAGCGGTTTTTAATCATCAATAACGTCTTCCACGGTACAGATATGGTATTTTCATAAGAAACTGGGGAAAAGACGCACTGTTATATAAAATTACACTGATTGAACAGGCCATCCAAATCGGGATGACTGTTGGGACAAGGTAGAtcagcttccacccttTCGGCGCGTTTTGACGCGTAAAGAGGAGTGGAGAGGGACGTACTGATAATAGCAGGGATGAcaatcttcttttgctgttTGGCAGGCGGTCGGGCTTCAGAAATGCTATTTACGCGGCTGTCAGCAACTTTTGGTTTCGGgtccacatccacatccatgTTTGAATCTCCgaggtttttttttttcccttcttttcccttgcaAACTCAAACTCGCGCGTGCCCACGTTTTAGCGGTCACATTCCACACCACGTCTTGGTCTGGCACCGCTCAACGCGCTAATACACATAAGACATCGTTCCACTGTCTCGCAGTCTCCTCCGAGCCATCCACTGCTCCCCGTCCACTCAATCTCGCCTCGAACAAACAGTAAAAAGAAACTTACTTGATCTCGACATGTTCGCCGTGTGTAAGATCATGCTCGACATCCGACGCGCGTGGCATCGCCTGTATCATGTCAAATGAGCAagaatgaaaaggaaacagTTGTCAGCTTCCCATCTTGGAGTCGCGAAAAGCAGAATATATATTGTTCGCAGCACAAGTTGTATATCTGCTACTGCGGCGAGATCTTGTGGAGTGCGGTTGTCGGAGCTGGATGTGGGTGTGTGGTATCCagcaggagaggagaaagagggacATACGTTGAGCGGGATGGATGCTTCGATATCCTTATTTTGGCTCATTGCTAGTGTCTATACTCGGTCGTGGAGAGTCGGgtggagagatgaaaaaagaaatgtgTCTAGAGCGGACAAGGTTCTTCTGGGGCTCTAGAATCTCAAACTGGACGCGAACAACTTTCCAGCGGAATATAGTTCAAGGCACCCGTTAGGGTAAAACACAGCAGATTGCTTATGTAATATGTGTTATTACGTGGCATTTTCCTATAACATCCTACTTTTCCATCGTCGCCGCAAACGAGATTGCTCTTTCATAGGGACTGCCTGAAAACTGTGTAGTGACAAAACAAAATGGCGAAGCCTCTGAgatccctcttctccagtgAGCCATCTGGTCCCGTGCCACTGCCCGCAGCGCACTGACCCCTTCACTAGTCGCCGGTACCTCACTGCCGGGCCCATCacgccctcttcccctccgcCGAGCCCCTCTCGGCCAGGTCAGAACGTATGTCTCCCGTTCCTCCCTTTTTATTTGGCAGCTCACATTGCGGCAGGGCGTTCAACCTCTCCGGATTCGGCCGCTACCTCCCCAACCTCCCCACGTGGAAATCCGAGTCCACCGAAGACCAACCCACCGCCGTCATCGATgaaccctcctcctccaccccctCCGGCGAAACCACCTCTGACTCTCTCTTCGCGCCCACTCCTTCTGATTCCGCCGAAGCTCAGCCCAAAATCTCtaaaaaaatgaagaaacGAGGTCTTCCCAACAATACCTGGACCGAACATCGCTACGCCTCCGCCGCGCACAAGATCTCTCACCGTAAACTCGGCTTACTCTCCCACCAGATCGCGGGCTTGCCAGTAGATGAGGCGATTGTGCAGATGCAGTTCtcggagaagagggcgagTAAATGGGTGAAGAGTACATTGGCGCTGGCGAGGGATCATGCAGTGGATAAGAATTTGAAGAGGGATAAACTTGTCGTCGGTGCGTCCCCCGCTCCCCTCTCACCCACTACCCGACCTGCAACCAACTAACCCCATCTCTTTGGAACAGCCGAATCATGGGTAACCAAAGGCCGCAAAGAAGCCCGTATCGACATCAAGGGACGCGGTAAATTCGGTATCAAACATCACCCCTCTGCGCGTATCCACCTCGTCATTCGCGAAGGCCTTACCCCCTccgaaaaggaggagaagcagtTTAAGAGGGATTTGGGAAGGGTGAAGAGCGCAGGGGCTGTTAGAGAGGATACGCCgttgaggagaaaggtCGTTAGCGGGTGGACTTGGTAGATGGGAGTGTGCTGGAGTGTGGGAGTATGCTTCTTAGAGGGTGATGTGTGAAGGCAAGGGATAATGCACCTGTTCGCAGAATCCCACTTGTACTTTAAACTGCAGGCTTGAAGCAAAAAGAGAGTCGGAATTATTATAAATCAAACAGACTTGTTGAAACACCCATCGTTGCTAACCCAATAACGCAAAATTGTGACGACGTTGCACGAGTGGACAGCGCCTTGTCCCTTTTATGTGTATGCAAAACCAATGCATATGCAAAAAAAGGCCCTTATTTTGAGCTGCGAGTAAttcttcacctcttctccttccttcttccttcttccgagGTTTTTCGTGCAAAGCTAAGGGAACAGGTAGCTAAGCGGTGCTTAAGAGAATCTATACCTCGAGAGCGTGGGCTAAGTAACAAATTAACCA
This region includes:
- a CDS encoding mitochondrial 54S ribosomal protein uL22m, producing the protein MAKPLRSLFSIAGTSLPGPSRPLPLRRAPLGQVRTAFNLSGFGRYLPNLPTWKSESTEDQPTAVIDEPSSSTPSGETTSDSLFAPTPSDSAEAQPKISKKMKKRGLPNNTWTEHRYASAAHKISHRKLGLLSHQIAGLPVDEAIVQMQFSEKRASKWVKSTLALARDHAVDKNLKRDKLVVAESWVTKGRKEARIDIKGRGKFGIKHHPSARIHLVIREGLTPSEKEEKQFKRDLGRVKSAGAVREDTPLRRKVVSGWTW